CGCGTCATTGCCGCACCGTCCGCACCTTCGGCGATGATCCACTTGGCTTGCGGCTTCAGCCCGGCTTCATCCAGCAGGGTTTTCAGGGTAACGCCCGTCCACTCAGCGCAACTCACCAGGCCGCTCACTTCGGCTGCGGTTTTACCCCAGGGAGGTAGAAACGATGGATTGCCCGAACACTCCATGAAGTGCACGCGTGACACGGCGGGGAACTGGCGTATCTCGTCCACGGTAAAGATCAAGGCGTTTTCGGTGAGGCCGTGGATCACCAGCCGGTGTTCCGCCGGATCGATTTGCGGGACGCCCGCGTGATGGCGCTCATAGAACAGGCCGTTCGGGGTAATGATGCCGTCCAGCTCTTGAAGTGGGGAGGTGCTGTAGGCGGACATCGTGTCCTTCAGGCCGGGATATAGATTCCTGACGGCTTTGGTTTCGAACGTTGAAGGTTTGCCATAAGGGCTTGCCGTGGGGGCGCCAAGGCTACGGGTCCATTGCGGGACTTCAAGAGGCAGGTTCGGATCAAGAGGGGCGATGTTGGTCGTCTCGGCGCTGACAAGATCGCTATCACCCAGAGCAAAGGCAGCGGTACCGATAACGGCCCCGCTTTTAATCAGGAAATCCCTGCGAGCCAACGATGTTTGAGGCGTGTCTTGCTTGGCGGGGACCATGGATTTTTTTGTCATTGTTGTTCCCTCTGGTTCTTTGTCGGGATGGACCCAACAGCAAGTCTATAGACCGATCGGTCGGTCTGTGGTTAGCCTAGAACGAAAAACGCGCGTGGTCCAGTCGCAAAGACAACCATCGGTGATGGAGCTTGAATGAGGGGGACGAGGGAGGCGGCGCATTGAAGCGCCGCAGATGACAGTCAAGCCGGGCGCGGCTCAACCTTCAGTCCGGGCAGGAGGGTGTCGCAGAAGAACATCGCGATGGATTCCGGAGAGCGCGGGCCACCGGGCTTGATCCACAGGTAGCTGTAGTGGTGTATGCCAAGGATAGCCTTCACGGCTAACGAGTCCGATGTGCAGAAGGTGCCTTCGCTCACACCGGCCTTGAGGATCTGCGACCAGAGCTTTTCATACTGGCGGTGCAGATCGAGCAACTCGGTCTGGCGCTCGCCAATGACCGAATACACTTCCCGGAAACACACCGTCATTTCGGCCAGGTGGGTGACAATCGTGCGCATCACGATGGCCGAAAACTGGCGAAATTTATCTTCCGCGGGCAGATCGCTCTCGCACAGAGGCTTACCTTCGGCGATGAGCACCCGCAAATACCGACTCGTGATTTCGAACAGCAATTCTTCCTTGCTGCCAATGTGGTAATACAGCGCGCCTCGAGCCAGTCCAGTGGCTTTTTCCAACTCAGCCATGCCGGTCGCGTGAAAGCCGCGCGTCGAAAACAACTGCGCAGCAATCTTCAGTATCCGTTCCTTGGTGCTTGTTTCAGCAGGTTCGGCAGCGACGACGGTGTTCTTTCTTCCCATGGGTCAATTCCAACCGGTTGAGCGTCAATCATACCCATGCGTGCGCGCTGAAGGATACAGACGGGAGGAGCTCATCCCATAGTCGCAGGAAGATAGTTGTATTGACCGATCGGTACAGAGGCGTCTATAAGCCCACCGTAGTTGAACGTGTTTCAAAGGGCGCGGTGGCGTCGAGAGTTCTGAGAGCCTACCCAGGCATTGGGATCGACCATGACAATGAGCAAACACTTCACTCGGGCGTTCAAATCGTCAGCATCGACAAGATTGATAGCGATGACCTGTTTCGCCATGTTCGCCTTTGCCGCGAACTCGCTGCTGTGCCGCCTGGCGCTTAAACACACCGACATCGATGCCGCGAGTTTCAGTATTGTCCGGCTGGCCAGCGGGGCCGTGGTGTTATGGCTGATGTGTGCCTTGAGACGGTCCTCAACCACGATCAAAGGCAGTTGGAAGGGGGCCGCAGCTTTGTTCGTTTACGTTTTCGCTTTTTCCTTCGCGTACCGTCATTTGGAGACCGGGACGGGCGCGTTGCTGCTGTTTGGGGCGGTTCAGCTGAGTATGGTTCTGTACGGCATGCTCAAAGGCGAGCGGATGCACACGCAGGCAATCGCTGGATTTGTATTGGCGCTTGCTGGCTTGGTCAGCCTGCTGCTTCCAGGCGCAGCCGCCCCTGACCCCGCTAGCGCGTTCACAATGCTGTTGTCGGGATTGGCATGGGGAGTTTATTCACTGCTTGGTAAAGGTGTCGGTGATCCTCTGGCGGTCACTGCCGGAAACTTCATCCGCTCCATTCCGCTGGTCCTGATGGCAAGCTTGCCGTTTCTGGCGGGGTTGCGTTGGGACCCGCTGGGGGTACTTTATGGTGTTCTTTCCGGAGCGCTGGCGTCAGGCGTCGGCTACGCGGCCTGGTACGTCGCGGTGCGTCATCTTGCCTCGTTTCAAGCAGCGACAGTGCAGTTGAGCGTACCCATCCTGGCTTCGCTGGCTGGTATCGTTTTTCTGGGGGAAAGCCTGAGCATAAGGATGGTATTGGCATCCGTCGCTGTACTGGGTGGTGTTGCGTTGGTGCTGGGCGGCAAACATGGCAGCGCCACAGGCAGCTAGAGGCTCAGATCTCTCAATCAGGTACGCCTGGGCCTGCCTGTATTTGTTCGCTCAGCCGCTCAAGGACTAGACTGGTGCGGTCCAGTCATCAGGCCCGTCAGACTATGCTCCTCGTCCCGCCAGATACCGTCGAACAGACAAAGCTCACCCTCGAGGTGGTGCTGCGCTATCACATGGCCTGGAAGCAGCGCGACCTGGAAGCGATACTAGCGCTCTATCACCCGCAAGTGCAGTACAACGATTTTTTCCAGAACCGCAGCATGGGCCTGAGAGAGCTGCGCGCTTACATCACCGGCACGTTGCCGCGCCATCCCGATGAGTATCTTGAGCACAATGACCGCATCCGCGCGGACGGCTGCACGGCATTCATCCAGTACCAGACTGCTCTGAAGGGCAGTGGCGAGCGGGTGGTTTTTCGTACCAGCGAGGCGATCACGGTATGTGATGGTCTGATCCTGCGTGTAAACGAATATGCGTCACTGGTGCGCGACGGCGAGCCGCACGCCGGGCGTTGCGCCCCCGCCATCAGTAAGCTAGGGCTCTCGGCGCGCCAGTTGAGCTTCATGGCGCGAGACTTGGCCGATTACTTTACCCGCCAGCAGCCATTCCTGGACCCTGATCTGGATCTTGCACGGATCGCCAGCGCCACCGGGTACAGCCGTAATCAGTTGTCTTACCTATTGAATCAAGTGCTGGGGCAAAGCTTCTATCGCTACGTGACTCAGGCTCGCTTGGCCTACCTCCTTGAACGCCTCGCCAGTTACGACGAAAACGCACCCATCGATGCCCTCGCGGTGGCTGCCGGATTTAATTCCACCTCGGCGTTCTACAAGGCTTTCCGCAGTCATACCGGCTGCACACCTAAAGCCTGGTTGAAGGCCAATTGCGCGCGTACCCGCAGATAACACAAGCCCCTTCGCTGCGCATTAAGCTCTGTCGGCAATCAACCGATGGAGCAAATGATGGCTGGCTGGGGTGGTGTGAGTTTGTGGATGGAGCAAGTCGACGAGGCGCTGACGCCGCGTCCGGCGTTGCATCAGGATCTGCAAGCAGATGTGGTAATCATCGGCGCGGGTTACAGCGGCCTTTGGACGGCCTATTACCTGAAACAGCAAGCACCGCACCTAAACATCGTCATAGTTGAGGCACATATTGCCGGTTTCGGCGCCTCCGGCCGCAATGGCGGCTGGTTGATGGGTAATCTGCTAGGCGAAGACCGGCTCCTGGGGCCTTTGCCTGCCGTGCAACGTCATTCGGGGTATCAACTGCTGCATGGGATCCCCGATGAGGTGGCGCGGGTGTGCCACATCGAAAGCATCGATTGCGATCTGCGTA
This region of Pseudomonas asgharzadehiana genomic DNA includes:
- a CDS encoding helix-turn-helix domain-containing protein produces the protein MLLVPPDTVEQTKLTLEVVLRYHMAWKQRDLEAILALYHPQVQYNDFFQNRSMGLRELRAYITGTLPRHPDEYLEHNDRIRADGCTAFIQYQTALKGSGERVVFRTSEAITVCDGLILRVNEYASLVRDGEPHAGRCAPAISKLGLSARQLSFMARDLADYFTRQQPFLDPDLDLARIASATGYSRNQLSYLLNQVLGQSFYRYVTQARLAYLLERLASYDENAPIDALAVAAGFNSTSAFYKAFRSHTGCTPKAWLKANCARTRR
- a CDS encoding DMT family transporter, whose translation is MSKHFTRAFKSSASTRLIAMTCFAMFAFAANSLLCRLALKHTDIDAASFSIVRLASGAVVLWLMCALRRSSTTIKGSWKGAAALFVYVFAFSFAYRHLETGTGALLLFGAVQLSMVLYGMLKGERMHTQAIAGFVLALAGLVSLLLPGAAAPDPASAFTMLLSGLAWGVYSLLGKGVGDPLAVTAGNFIRSIPLVLMASLPFLAGLRWDPLGVLYGVLSGALASGVGYAAWYVAVRHLASFQAATVQLSVPILASLAGIVFLGESLSIRMVLASVAVLGGVALVLGGKHGSATGS
- the soxC gene encoding sulfite dehydrogenase encodes the protein MTKKSMVPAKQDTPQTSLARRDFLIKSGAVIGTAAFALGDSDLVSAETTNIAPLDPNLPLEVPQWTRSLGAPTASPYGKPSTFETKAVRNLYPGLKDTMSAYSTSPLQELDGIITPNGLFYERHHAGVPQIDPAEHRLVIHGLTENALIFTVDEIRQFPAVSRVHFMECSGNPSFLPPWGKTAAEVSGLVSCAEWTGVTLKTLLDEAGLKPQAKWIIAEGADGAAMTRSIPIEKCLDDVMVVYSQNGERLRPEQGYPLRLFVPGYEGNTHIKWLRRLHVTNAPAYSREETAKYTDLMADGKARKFSFVMECKSLVTYPSGTQKLTRKGLHEMRGIAWSGHGKITRVDVSVDGGNTWTQAKLQEPILTRALTAFRAPFEWTGQELMIMSRAIDETGYVQPMLEQLINERGKVSFYHNNSVQPWRVASSGEVTNGRA
- a CDS encoding TetR/AcrR family transcriptional regulator is translated as MGRKNTVVAAEPAETSTKERILKIAAQLFSTRGFHATGMAELEKATGLARGALYYHIGSKEELLFEITSRYLRVLIAEGKPLCESDLPAEDKFRQFSAIVMRTIVTHLAEMTVCFREVYSVIGERQTELLDLHRQYEKLWSQILKAGVSEGTFCTSDSLAVKAILGIHHYSYLWIKPGGPRSPESIAMFFCDTLLPGLKVEPRPA